The DNA segment AGGGCGGCCACGGCCACGGCGGCCACCGCCGAGTAGCGCTTGCTGTGTGAGCGGAACATCGTCGTCCTTTCGAGAACATCATCGTTTCGAGCCCCGAACTGCAATGAAACGTTTCGGGAAAGCGTTTGCCCCAAAATACGTGCCGGGGTCTCGCCCGTCAAGCCGGGCTCGCGGCGGGGTCTCGATACGCCGCCCGCGGCGGCTGCTCGACCGGCACGTACATGCTGATCGAGTAGCCCGCGGAGCGGGCGTATCGAGATCCGGCCCCGCCGGACGCGAGGGCCCGGCAGCCGGCGCGCTGAGGACGCGGGGTCTCGATACGCCGCCTGCGGCGGCTACTCGACCAGCATGGGGTGGCCACCCGCCCGCCGCCTGCCGTGGTGGCGGCCCCTCATGCTGATCGAGTAGCCCGCGGCGCGGGCGTATCGAGATCCGACCCTGCCGGACGCGAGGGCCCGGCAGCCCGCATGCTGCGGCCGCCCACGGCGGCTACTCGACCGGCACGCTGTCGGCGGCGCAGACCAGCACGCCGTCCACGACGGTGAGCACGGCCGCGCGGACGTGCGAGCGGCGCAGCGCGGCGCTCGGCGGCATCGACGCGAGGTCGCTGCCGTCCCAGCCGGGGTGGGTGAAGTAGACGATCAGGGCGCGGTCGTCGTCGAGCGGGACGACGTCCGCGTGCCGGGCGACGATCGGCGCACCGTCCAGCCGCTCCGGAGCGGTCAGGATCAGGCCCTCCCGCTCGTGCTGACGCCGCCAGTCGCCGACGCCGTTGAGGGAGTGGTGCACGGCCAGCCCGCGCCACTCGTCGGTGATCAGCCAGTACCGGCCGGCCAGCGGGAACACCTTCGGCCCCTCGTGCGGGCGCCCGGCGACGGTGACGCCCTCGAGCCGCCAGGACGCCGGGTCGCCGGGATCATCGCTGACGGCGACGACGGTGCGGGAGTCGCGCCGCTCGTCCTTCGCCCAGAGCCGGTACCGCCCGTCGCCGGTGCGCGCGACGGCGGCGTCGATCACCCGCTCGGAGCCGAGGTCGATCTCGCCGAGGAGCCGCCAGGTCTCGAGGTCGTCGCTCTCGAACTGCGCGATCGTCGCCCGTCCGGTCCAGTCGCAGGGGGTGCCGTCGATCCGGGTGACGAACATCTGCCAGCGATCCCCGATCCGCACGACGTCGGGCGCCCAGAGCGTGGGCAGGTCGGCCGACAGTCCGGCGTCGAGGCCGGGGATGGTGCCGCGGTACCGCCAGGTCGCCCCGCCGTCGCTCGACACCGCGACGCCGATCGCGCTGCCGTGCACCCACTCGACCCCGGGCAGATCGAGCGTCGCGCGGCGCTGGGTGTAGAACAGGCGCCACTCGCCGCGGAGGGTGTCGGCGACCAGCACCGGGTCGGTCGGTCCGTCGAACACGGGATCGCAGTAGGGCGCGGCGAAGGCGTCCTCGCGCAGGGGCGTCGGCTCGGTCATCGGGGTCCTCACGAGGTCTGGCGCACCGGCTCGCCCGGGCGCATCGGTCGGCAGAACCCTAGTCAGGAAAACGCTTGCCCACGACCGCGCCGCCCGGGTAGCGTCGAGGGCGTCCCCGTCGGAGCGGTCGCTCCCGAAGGCGCTGCGGACACCCCGATCGGAGTCGACCGTCTCGTGAGAGAAGCCCGTCCCTCGCAGGCCCCGCTGCTGCTCGACCGCCGCCACCCCGGCCGCTCCGCCCTCGGGCTGCTCGGCCGCTACCGCCCGCGCGTCGTCGTCGCCGTGCTGTTCTTCGCGGTCAAGGACACCCCGCTCTGGCTGCTCCCGGTGGTCACCGGCGCGATCGTCGACGTCGTCGTCGCCGGCGGCCCGGAGTCGACGCTCTGGCTGTGGGCCGGCATCGCCCTGCTCGCGCTGCTGCAGAACTACCCGAACCACGTGATGTACACCCGGCTCTACATGAGCGCCGTGCGCCAGACCGGCACGGACCTCCGCAACGCGCTCGCGGCCCGCCTGCAGAACCTCTCCATCGGCTTCCACTCCCGCGCCAGCTCGTCGATCGTGCAGACCAAGGTCGTCCGCGACGTCGAGAACATCGAGACGATGTACCAGCAGGTCGGCCACCCGCTGCTCTCCGCGACGATGGTGGCGATCGGCGCGGTCGTGATGACCGCGATCGAGGTGCCCGCGTTCCTCCCGGTCTACGCCTGCGCCATCCCGCTCGCGGTTCTCCTGCGCGCCTTCCTGGGCCGCCGCTCGCGCCGCAGCAACGAGCAGTTCCGCCGCGAGGTGGAGCACTTCTCCGCCCGCGTCGGCGAGATGGCGACGCTCATTCCGATTACCCGCGCGCACGGTCTCGAGCAGACCGCGGTCGCCCGGGTCGCGGCCGGCGCCGAGGGCGTCCGCTCGGCCGGCTACAGCCTCGACCTGCTGAACGGCCGCTTCGCCTCGCTCTCCTGGGTGAGCCTGCAGCTGCTCGGCATCGGCTGCCTGGTGCTCGCCGCCTGGGTCTCGATCAGCGGCTGGCTGCCGATCACGCCCGGCCAGGTCGTGCTCCTGAGCTCCTACTTCGCGCTGCTGACCGGCGCGATGACCAACCTGCTGATGCTGCTGCCCGTCATCGCCCGCGGCACCGAGTCGATCCGCTCGATCGGCGAGCTGCTGGAGGACCCGGACCTGGAGCAGAACGAGGGCAAGGCCCGCGCGGCCCAGGTGCGCGGGCGCATCCGGCTCGAGGACGTGACCTACCGCTACGGCGCGGGGAACGCTGAGGCCGGGAGCGGCGCCGACGTCGCCAGCACCGTCGGCGTCCGGAGCATCGACCTGGACATCGAGCCCGGCCGGACCGTCGCCTTCGTCGGCTCCTCCGGCTCCGGCAAGTCGACGATGCTCAACCTCGTGCTGGGCTTCCTCCGCCCGACCGGCGGCCGCATCCTGCTGGACGGCGTCGACGCCGAGACCCTCGACCTGCGCACCTGGCGCCGCTCCGTCTCGGTCGTGCCGCAGGACTCGGTGCTCTTCGAGGGTTCGATCCGCGACAACGTGGCCTACGGGCTGACCGGCGTCGGGGAGGAGCGGATCCTCGCCGCCCTCCGCGACGCGAACGCCCTGGAGTTCGTCCGCGAGCTGCCGGACGGGCTCGACGCGGTCGTCGGCGAGCGCGGCGCCCGCCTCTCCGGCGGTCAGCGCCAGCGCATCGCCATCGCCCGCGCCCTGGTCCGCGACCCGCGGGTGCTCCTGCTCGACGAGGCGACCAGCGCGCTCGATCCGGAGTCGGAGGCGGCCGTCAAGGAGGCGCTGCTGCGGCTCATGCGCGGCCGCACCACCCTGGTCGTCGCGCACCGGCTGTCGACGATCCGCTCGGCCGACACGATCGTCGTGCTCGAGCGCGGGCGGATCGTCGAGACCGGCAGCCACGAGGAGCTGCTCGCGGCAGGCGGGCGCTACGCGACGCTGCACGCGGTGCAGGCGGGGCGCTGAGCCGGCCCTGATCCGCGGCTCAGCCCTGCGGCCGCCCGACGCCGATCGACCAGGCGAGCGGCGGCGGCGTGCCGTTCAGGGCCCACTCGCCGACGATCCGCTGCTTGTAGATCACCGGGTTGTGCGCGCCGACCGTGCGCGCGTTGCGCCAGTGCCGGTCGAGCGCGGCTCCCGTCGCGACCCCGGAGGAGCCGAGCGCGTCGAAGAGCAGGGTCGCGGCGCGCGGCACCGACTCGGTGAGCAGCACCTGCGCCCGGTACACCTCGGCGCCGGCCGCGGGCACCAGTGACGGATCCGCTGCCGCCTCGCCGACGGCCTCCGCCGCGACCAGCACCGCGGCACGGGCGCCGAAGGCGATCGCCGAGATCGCGCCGACGACCTCCTGGATCTGCGCGTCGTCCCGGCCGTGATCGGCCAGGCCGTGGCTGTAGACCCGCGAGCGGGTGCGGACGGCCGCGACCGCATCGCGCTCGACCGCGGCGGCGATCCCGGCGAGCACCGCGAGCAGCTCGAGCTGGAAGAACGGCGTCTGGTGCGGCGCCCTCAGGACGGAGGCGAAGACGTGCTCCGGCTCGACGAGCGCGTCGGTGAAGACGGTGGTGCCGCTGCCGGAGAGCCGCTGGCCGAAGCCCGACCAGTCGTCGGTCGCGACCACGCCCGGCTGGTCGACGCGCACCACCACGGCGGTGTCCGTGCCGTCCTCGCGGCGCACGACGACGTCGGTCCAGTCCGCGAAGATCGTGCCGGTGGAGTAGTACTTGGTGCCGTTCACGACCAGCTCATCGCCCCGGCGGGTGAGCGTGGTCTGCGTGACGCCGACCGCGGCCGTGCCGATCTCACTCCAGGCGTTGCCGACCAGCTCGCCCGCCGCGAGCCGGTGCAGCCAGCCGTCGCGCGCCGACGACGGCGCGAAGGACAGCTGGTCCTCGACGAAGGCGAAGTGACCGCGGAGCGCCTGCGCAACGTTGGAGTCCGCCGTCGCGAGCTCGATCAGGAGCGACGCGGTCTCGCGCAGCGAGAGCCCGCGGCCGCCGTGCTCGACCGGCACCCGCAGGCCGCCGAAGCGGGCCGCGCGCAGTCGCGCGATCGGCTCGAAGGGCAGCTCGCGGTCGAGCTCGCGCTGGACGGCGCCCGCCGCGATCTCCTCGAAGACCGGGCGGAACACGGCCTGCGCCTCCGCGAGGCCCGACCGTCCGATGCCGCTCCCGTGTCCGGAGGCGCTCAGGTGTCCGGCGCCGCTCATGTGTACAGGGAGAGCGGCTGGACGTCGCCGGTCAGGTAGTTCGCGCCGACCTCGAGCTTCTTGTAGTCGACGGGGTCGTGCAGCGAGTGGGTGCGGACGTTCCGCCAGTAGAGGTCGAGCCCGATCGAGCTCTTCGCGGAGGAGGAGCCGGTCGCCTCGTAGATCCGGGTCGTCACGTCGAGCGCGAGCGCGTCCGTCACGATCTTCACCTTCGCGATCTCGATCGCCTGGGCGGCGCGCGACTCGGCGGTCACCGCCGCGCCGCGGGCGACCTCGGCGTCGTGCAGCGCGCCGACGCGGTCGGCCAGCGCCTCCGCGGCGGCCGTGTGCGCGACCAGCTCGCCGTAGAGGCGGCGCACGAACGGATCCTGCGCATAGGTCTCGACGCCCGAGAGGAACCAGGAGTTCTTCCGGCCGAGGGTCAGCCCCCGGCCCTTCGCCAGCGCGCCCTGGGCGATGCCGAGGTAGAGGTTGCCGAAGCCGAGCTGGATCGACGGCGTGATCAGCGTCGCGAACGGCTCGTCGACCAGCGCACCGAGGATCTCGGACGCATCCACCCGCACGCCGGTGAAGCGGACGGACCCGGAGGCGCTCTGCCGCTGGCCGAGGAAGTCCCAGTCGCCGAGCGGCTCGATGCCCGCGCGGTCGCGGGGGAGCACGAAGGTCAGCGTCTCGCCGGAGCGGTCGCCCCCGGCGATCACCGCGTTGACCAGCACCGCGTCCCCCGAGGAGACGCCGGTCGAGAAGCGCTTCAGCCCGTTCAGCTCGAAGCCGTCGCCGCGCGGCGTCAGCTCGAGATCGGGATCGACCGGGTTCACCGAGTCACCCCAGAGCCACCGGCCCTCGATCGTCGCGCGGTAGAACCGCTCGCGCTCCGACTCCGGCGCCGAGAACGCGATGTTGGCGGAGTTGACGTAGTGGTACAGCAGGATCTGCGCGAGCGAGGCGTCCGCCGCGGCGAGGATCCGGATCACCCGGAACGCCGTGCTCCAGACCGCGCCGCCGCCGCCGTACTCGGCCGGGTCGAGCAGGTTCACGAGGCCCGAGGAGCGCAGCGGCTCGAGCTCGGTGGTCGGGTCGAGGTTGCCGCGGTCGCGCTCGAGGACGTCGGCCGCGAGGATCTCGGCGACGCCGGACGCGACGGCGTCCCAGTGCGCGTGCTCGGCGGCGGTCGCGACGCGGTCCCAGTGCGAGCGCGGACGCTCGGCGCGGGACTCGGGGCTGGTCGGGGCAGTGGCGGTCGGGCTCATCGGACGGGCTCCGGGTCGAGGGCGGGCAGAACGGAGAGGACGCTGTCGGGCAGTCCGTCGGCGGCGCTGGGCGAGCCGGTGTACGCGCCGCGGTAGGCGGCGGCGGGGTGCGAGTCCTTCACGCGGGCGCTGCCCGGGCCCTGGAGGTACTCGCGCAGGGTCGCGCCCTCGTACTCCTCCCAGACCCGGCCGCGCCGGCGCAGCTCGGGCACGGCGAGGTCGACGAAGTCCTCGAAGGTGCCGGGGGTGACCACGTAGGCGAGGTTGAAGCCGTCGATCCCGGCGACGTCGACCCAGCGCTCCAGCTCGTCCGCGACGGTGCTCGGCGAGCCGACGATCACCGGGCCGATGCCGCCGATGCCGAGGTACTCCGCGACGTCGTCCGGGGTCCAGGCGCGGTCGGGGTCCGCCTTCGTGAAGATCGAGAGGGCGCTGCGCACCGCATCGGTGTCGACGTAGTCGAGCGGCACGTCCGCGGGGAACTGCGACAGGTCGAGCCCAGCCCAGCCGCCGTAGAACGCGAGCGCCCCCTCGCGGGACGAGTACGTCTTGAAGTCGGCGTACTTGGCCTGCGCCTCGGCATCCGTCTCGGCGACGATCACGGTCGCGAGGATGAGGATCTTCGGGTCGGTGCGCGCGCGGCCGTGCTTCTCCGCGGCGTCCCGGATGGCGTCGGTGGTCCGCCGGGTCAGCTCCGGCCGGATCGCGTTGATGAAGACGGCCTCGCCGTGCTTCGCCGAGAAGTCGATGCCGCGCGGCGAGGCCCCCGCCTGGAAGATCACCGGCGTCCGCTGCGGCGACGGCTCGGAGAGGTGGATGCCCGGCACCCGGTAGTGGGTGCCGGAGTGGCCGATCGGGTGCACCTTTCGCGGGTCGGTGAAGACGCCGCGCTCGCGGTCGCGCAGCACCGCGCCCTCCTCCCAGGAGCCCTCCCAGAGCTTGTAGCTGACGTCGAGGAACTCCTCGGCGATGTCGTAGCGCTCGTCGTGCGGGATCTGCCGCTCGAGGCCGAGGTTCTGCGCGGCACTGTCGAGGTACGAGGTGACGACGTTCCAGCCGATCCGCCCCTTGGTCAGGTGGTCGAGCGTGGAGAGCCGGCGCGCGAGGGCGTACGGCTGCTCGTAGGTCGGCGAGATGGTGACGCCGAAGCCGAGGTGCTTCGTGGCGGCGGCCATCGCGGGGATCTGCAGCAGCGGGTCGTTGACCGGGACCTGCGCGGAGTCGATCAGCGCGGGGCCGACGGAGCCGCGGTAGACGTCGTAGACGCCGAGCACGTCGGCGAGGAAGAGCGCATCGAAGGTGCCGCGCTCGAGAGTCCTCGCGAGGTCGATCCAGTACTCGAGGTCGTTGTAGCGGTCGGCCTGCGAGTCGGGGTGCCGCCAGAGGCCGGGCGCCTGGTGTCCGACACAGGTCATGTCGAAGGCGTTGAGGACGATGCGGGACGCCATGGGACTCCGTTCGGTTCGGGGCTGGTGCGCTTCGGACCCTAGGAGGGACGGCCGACACCGCGTCGCCGCCGGCGCAATCCGGCGTAACGAACGGCCGCCGTGTTGCGCCGTGTGACGCCGCGTTGCGGTGGATGACCGGCGGGCGTGACGAGCCGCCGCGCCGCCGCCACGATGGCCAGCAGCGCCGCCCGGTCCTCCTCGGATCCGGGCGCACCGCCTCCCTCTCCCGCACCGACGTCCCACACCGAAGCAGGCCCTCCCATGCGATTCCGCTCCCTCACCTCCGCGGTGGCGCTCCTCGCCGCCGCGACGCTGGTCCTCACCGGCTGCTCGCTCAAGGAGGAGTCCTCCGGCGCGAACGCCGCGAACGCCGCCGCCGCCGAGGCGACCACCGCCGCGGCCTCGACCGCCGACGTC comes from the Rathayibacter festucae DSM 15932 genome and includes:
- a CDS encoding acyl-CoA dehydrogenase family protein; protein product: MSPTATAPTSPESRAERPRSHWDRVATAAEHAHWDAVASGVAEILAADVLERDRGNLDPTTELEPLRSSGLVNLLDPAEYGGGGAVWSTAFRVIRILAAADASLAQILLYHYVNSANIAFSAPESERERFYRATIEGRWLWGDSVNPVDPDLELTPRGDGFELNGLKRFSTGVSSGDAVLVNAVIAGGDRSGETLTFVLPRDRAGIEPLGDWDFLGQRQSASGSVRFTGVRVDASEILGALVDEPFATLITPSIQLGFGNLYLGIAQGALAKGRGLTLGRKNSWFLSGVETYAQDPFVRRLYGELVAHTAAAEALADRVGALHDAEVARGAAVTAESRAAQAIEIAKVKIVTDALALDVTTRIYEATGSSSAKSSIGLDLYWRNVRTHSLHDPVDYKKLEVGANYLTGDVQPLSLYT
- a CDS encoding LLM class flavin-dependent oxidoreductase, which codes for MASRIVLNAFDMTCVGHQAPGLWRHPDSQADRYNDLEYWIDLARTLERGTFDALFLADVLGVYDVYRGSVGPALIDSAQVPVNDPLLQIPAMAAATKHLGFGVTISPTYEQPYALARRLSTLDHLTKGRIGWNVVTSYLDSAAQNLGLERQIPHDERYDIAEEFLDVSYKLWEGSWEEGAVLRDRERGVFTDPRKVHPIGHSGTHYRVPGIHLSEPSPQRTPVIFQAGASPRGIDFSAKHGEAVFINAIRPELTRRTTDAIRDAAEKHGRARTDPKILILATVIVAETDAEAQAKYADFKTYSSREGALAFYGGWAGLDLSQFPADVPLDYVDTDAVRSALSIFTKADPDRAWTPDDVAEYLGIGGIGPVIVGSPSTVADELERWVDVAGIDGFNLAYVVTPGTFEDFVDLAVPELRRRGRVWEEYEGATLREYLQGPGSARVKDSHPAAAYRGAYTGSPSAADGLPDSVLSVLPALDPEPVR
- a CDS encoding acyl-CoA dehydrogenase family protein, which codes for MSGAGHLSASGHGSGIGRSGLAEAQAVFRPVFEEIAAGAVQRELDRELPFEPIARLRAARFGGLRVPVEHGGRGLSLRETASLLIELATADSNVAQALRGHFAFVEDQLSFAPSSARDGWLHRLAAGELVGNAWSEIGTAAVGVTQTTLTRRGDELVVNGTKYYSTGTIFADWTDVVVRREDGTDTAVVVRVDQPGVVATDDWSGFGQRLSGSGTTVFTDALVEPEHVFASVLRAPHQTPFFQLELLAVLAGIAAAVERDAVAAVRTRSRVYSHGLADHGRDDAQIQEVVGAISAIAFGARAAVLVAAEAVGEAAADPSLVPAAGAEVYRAQVLLTESVPRAATLLFDALGSSGVATGAALDRHWRNARTVGAHNPVIYKQRIVGEWALNGTPPPLAWSIGVGRPQG
- a CDS encoding family 43 glycosylhydrolase, yielding MTEPTPLREDAFAAPYCDPVFDGPTDPVLVADTLRGEWRLFYTQRRATLDLPGVEWVHGSAIGVAVSSDGGATWRYRGTIPGLDAGLSADLPTLWAPDVVRIGDRWQMFVTRIDGTPCDWTGRATIAQFESDDLETWRLLGEIDLGSERVIDAAVARTGDGRYRLWAKDERRDSRTVVAVSDDPGDPASWRLEGVTVAGRPHEGPKVFPLAGRYWLITDEWRGLAVHHSLNGVGDWRRQHEREGLILTAPERLDGAPIVARHADVVPLDDDRALIVYFTHPGWDGSDLASMPPSAALRRSHVRAAVLTVVDGVLVCAADSVPVE
- a CDS encoding ABC transporter ATP-binding protein, which gives rise to MREARPSQAPLLLDRRHPGRSALGLLGRYRPRVVVAVLFFAVKDTPLWLLPVVTGAIVDVVVAGGPESTLWLWAGIALLALLQNYPNHVMYTRLYMSAVRQTGTDLRNALAARLQNLSIGFHSRASSSIVQTKVVRDVENIETMYQQVGHPLLSATMVAIGAVVMTAIEVPAFLPVYACAIPLAVLLRAFLGRRSRRSNEQFRREVEHFSARVGEMATLIPITRAHGLEQTAVARVAAGAEGVRSAGYSLDLLNGRFASLSWVSLQLLGIGCLVLAAWVSISGWLPITPGQVVLLSSYFALLTGAMTNLLMLLPVIARGTESIRSIGELLEDPDLEQNEGKARAAQVRGRIRLEDVTYRYGAGNAEAGSGADVASTVGVRSIDLDIEPGRTVAFVGSSGSGKSTMLNLVLGFLRPTGGRILLDGVDAETLDLRTWRRSVSVVPQDSVLFEGSIRDNVAYGLTGVGEERILAALRDANALEFVRELPDGLDAVVGERGARLSGGQRQRIAIARALVRDPRVLLLDEATSALDPESEAAVKEALLRLMRGRTTLVVAHRLSTIRSADTIVVLERGRIVETGSHEELLAAGGRYATLHAVQAGR